Within Lolium rigidum isolate FL_2022 chromosome 5, APGP_CSIRO_Lrig_0.1, whole genome shotgun sequence, the genomic segment AGCAAATTTGCTGCAAAATAAAGGAGTTATGCGCCTATGCAAAAAGGTTAGTGACTGtgcaaaaaaaaatcagtatATTGCTTTTATTCATGTCATTATTCGCAATGACATTTTTTTATAGAGTTTGTGGCATAGCAGTATCTATAAAAAGGTTATAGAGATTTTAGATTAGTTGGCTGGTACTTTTGGAATAGCTGCAAGTCCATGTTTATTctggaatatatatatagaacgaGGTGATACGTGATGAAATATAATCGGTGAATGATTTTAGCTTGGAACGGTTTAAATTGTTGGTCTTCGAACtgtaaaaaaaagaaacatattGCTTGCTCATATTATGTCGGCCTGTGTGGAATCAATTGTCGATGATATAGTAGCAGTCACTGCCTTCTAAGTCGTAGTTTTGGTGTGTGTGGTTCAACGCTATTGTCTGAGTCTGGCGATAGTTAGATGTCATGTCCGACAAAACATTTTGGTTATTTTTCTCAGCAGTAGTTAAAAGTTAACTAAGGAGTTGACATTAGTCTGGTGAACTAGTTATTCTGAAAGGCACCATGTTAGATATATATGAATGAATTACTATAGCGTTGTTCTATAGTTATTACTTATTTTTACATGCAAAATTTACTAAGATTATGTGCTCAGGATAGGTAAGATCTGCTGAAGGGCGTTCGCTTCAGTTGGTGGTTGGATCACAGTATTATGTCACCATAGGTTTTGCTCTTTCTTTTTTTGATTTGAGCAGCCGATGAACCTAAAAATGTTTCATTTGCTTGTCTTCCATGGAGTTTTATTTTCTTAGAATGTATCCTAATTTTTGGCATGGTGCCACATTTGTGTTAAAAAAAATGTATTCGCTGCAGCTTGCAGTTTATTCACCATGTTACCGGTCAGCTATTTATGTAGTTCCACCGGCGGCTAAGTAGGTACGAAAGTCATGCGTCCGACCAAGTGATGTCGTACTCGCCGACCTCGTCGCCGGTGATCCCGAGCTCGTCCCACACCGCCTGGGATGCGTCGACGATGTTGTTGCGGCATGGCGGCTGGAAGGCGTGCTCCTGGTCGCACCCGTTCACGGAGTCGCACTCGTCGACGACCTTGGCGAGCACGGACCCGTCGTTGGCTTCGATCCGTATGTTCCTGCCGCAGCGGGAGCTCCCGCTGTACCAACCCGTGGACAGCGCCACCACCAGCTCGGTGTTGTTGTGGAACGCGCCGTCGCACTCCGACGGgtccccgccgtcgccgccctcgccgaaGTCGTTCAGCGTCATGACCGCTCCGGTGGAGGAGGAGACCGGCGGCGAGCACCGGTACGTCGGGTACGCCTCCCCGGCCTTGCAGCAGCCCTCGCACGATTGGCTCTGGCTCGGCCGGAGCGTGCCGCTCTGCTCGCAGCCGGCGCCGTCCACGGCGGCGAGCAGCAGGTGGCTCGCCGCCAGGGCGAGCACCAGCAGGAGGCAGCTGCCGGTGGACCTCAGCATATTTGTAAACTGTGCTTGATCGATCGAGCTGTGCCTGCGGTGCGAGGGTCGTGAGAGGAAGAATGCGGTTAGGCAGCTATTTATACAGGCAGGCGGTTTAGAGCGTCGTGCGTGCTGAATGCTGATCCATGTGATCTTGCATGAATGCGGTCACCGGAGACGCCGTGCAAGTGAGACAAGCTTCGTCCTCGTGATCGAGCGCAAGTCAAACTCAAGACATGTCAAGGTCTCAAGGAAATCTTCAAGAAATCAGTTAATGCAAGGCGTGCCGTCATGCTACGGGCAATTCAAGGAATCTTCAGCTAATCGCTTTTATTAGTTGAAAAGGAGAGTGCCTGCCAGTTGCAGAAGTTTTACTAGTAGCGCCACCTCCACCACAAAACACAGGCTTAATTTACAGGGAGCCAAGAGCACAGCGCCGCCAGAGTTCAGTTCAGCTCATGCGTGGCGCAGCTGCAGATCCGACCAGATCAGCTCCGGTCACGGAACTCGTTCATGAAGGCCTCATGGAAGGCCTTGAGGCGTGGGATCatctggttgatcttgtcctcgcCGGGGAGGATCGTGCACCGGATGTGCCATGTCCCGGCGGCCATGTTGCGTCCAGAGATCTTCTCGCGTCCCGGACATTTGCAAGAAGATCAATGCCAAAGTCAGGACACCACAATTTACATATGCGATCTTTCCCCCACATTGATTTCGTTTTACTCATGTCAGAGTCTGACCTGGTGGGCTGACGAACGGTTGTGACTAACTGCCAGAAGCCAGCTGCATGTCTTTAGTTCATCGCTAGAGCCTAGATGCCATTGATTATGTTAATTTATTCTGAAGTTATAAGAGCTTTACATAAGTCCAGTTGTCTCAAGATGATTGAATCTTTTCATTAAGATTTTTGAAGACTTGAATTTCCGATTTTTTGGTGTCTTTGTCGTGTGTGTGGACCAAAGTATAGGAAACTCTAATATGATGTTTGTGCAGTTATGCTTTATTTAAAAATCACTTCTGAAGATGCATTTCCAATTTTTTGTGCTTTTATTGCATTATTTAATGTCAATTTTGCCAGCAGCTGTATGTTGCAGCCAACACTAAATAGAGATGAGATCTTTGTTGTCTGTAAACAATTTATTTGCAGGTTTCGCCATCACTTGATGTATCCTTTGCAAGAGTATATTGTGCCCATGGACATC encodes:
- the LOC124658417 gene encoding putative ripening-related protein 2 is translated as MLRSTGSCLLLVLALAASHLLLAAVDGAGCEQSGTLRPSQSQSCEGCCKAGEAYPTYRCSPPVSSSTGAVMTLNDFGEGGDGGDPSECDGAFHNNTELVVALSTGWYSGSSRCGRNIRIEANDGSVLAKVVDECDSVNGCDQEHAFQPPCRNNIVDASQAVWDELGITGDEVGEYDITWSDA